From a single Aggregatilinea lenta genomic region:
- a CDS encoding TIGR03560 family F420-dependent LLM class oxidoreductase: MHIGLQIPSFKYPGGTAAIRPTLKEIVTTAEAAGFYSLWVMDHYYQIQNLFGETYRDPMMEAYTTLGYLAGLTDTPALGVLVTGVIYRHPSVLLKMVNTLDILSGGRAYFGIGAAWYQGEAEGFGIPYPSTSERYEWLEDTLQYAHALWSSDETSFEGQHVTAPKATNNPRPLSQPHPRIMVGGMGPTKTLRLVAQYANACNFFEQAGPERLQQSLDTLKAHCERLGRDYDAIEKTALCTVHLAPGKDTVSGTLDRLKALADMGFSHAICNLPNVYEIAPLGTFGQEIVPAAAAL; this comes from the coding sequence ATGCACATCGGCTTACAGATCCCCTCGTTCAAATATCCGGGCGGAACGGCGGCCATCCGTCCGACCCTGAAAGAGATCGTCACCACCGCCGAGGCGGCTGGATTCTATAGCCTGTGGGTGATGGACCATTACTACCAGATCCAGAACCTGTTCGGGGAAACCTACCGCGACCCGATGATGGAAGCCTACACCACGCTCGGTTACCTGGCCGGGCTGACCGACACGCCGGCGCTCGGCGTGCTGGTGACGGGTGTCATCTACCGCCACCCGTCGGTCCTGCTGAAGATGGTCAACACGCTCGACATCCTCTCCGGCGGGCGCGCCTATTTCGGCATCGGGGCGGCGTGGTACCAGGGTGAGGCTGAGGGCTTCGGCATCCCCTATCCGAGCACCAGCGAGCGCTACGAATGGCTCGAAGACACGCTGCAATACGCGCATGCGCTGTGGAGCAGCGACGAAACCAGCTTCGAGGGCCAGCACGTCACCGCGCCAAAGGCGACCAACAACCCGCGCCCACTCAGCCAGCCGCACCCGCGTATCATGGTCGGCGGCATGGGGCCGACCAAGACGCTGCGGTTGGTGGCGCAGTACGCGAACGCCTGCAACTTCTTCGAGCAAGCCGGCCCGGAGCGGTTGCAGCAGTCGCTGGACACGCTCAAGGCGCACTGCGAGCGGCTGGGGCGCGACTACGACGCCATCGAGAAGACGGCGCTGTGCACGGTGCACCTCGCGCCGGGCAAAGATACCGTGAGCGGCACGCTGGACCGGCTGAAGGCGCTGGCGGACATGGGCTTCTCGCACGCGATCTGTAACTTACCCAATGTGTACGAGATCGCGCCGCTGGGGACGTTCGGCCAGGAGATCGTCCCGGCTGCGGCGGCGCTGTAA
- a CDS encoding MGH1-like glycoside hydrolase domain-containing protein, giving the protein MREWHLTVGDPMDPRIAADARSGRTSLGDDQIWQLSLGAPDKPALALETRYGGRVGLARLVPIWQIGRRQIYEAQGYSQPPEIVGFAPDWLRLHAALTPAVQVELDVWAIESQVMGGRFTLHNTGAQAISVQLDLVAQIATTRNAGVQILFLTLQNDQSALQLGRMEGLQPVLLLEGATGVGTRPRLTRVLSLAPSEEATVRWTLASLPTRDESLLLAHKWLAQSWTPHFAAIERRLRAQPQIETGHADWDAALAWSQQVVLRSFLGATGSLPFPSFVSARRPLDGYPLGGTHASGFNTAWGGQSLPDALLIAPGVALAAPELAKGIVRNFLAVQQHDGWIDARPGLDGQRTGVLAPPLLATLAYTVYHYTRDKALLGEIFPGLRRFFERWFRPDMDRDGDGLPEWSQVEQGAFGGPLFGMASNGGQGLDISTVESPDLAAYLVREADVLARIADVLGRPDDVTALTARRDALAAKLQALWDADAQTFFIRDRDTHTSPAGDIIYEAKGDQPLREPTTLLAPSRLILRAIGGMTRKPALSCTVEGKDAQGKPAHEDIPGEAFDWYRSTGVATTRTVWSEISSLKVSGLSRVYTVQVGTVNLRQADLSQFVPLWTNALSDEQADALIAVLTDPARYWRIYGVPGCPPDDPAYATGGATMWPYWNMLLAWALMDRGRRTEAADLFRRVLAAQVRGLSSGQSFRAGYNADTGDGIGDSGVVSGAASLAWFARLFGAYVPAPDRAVISSPLAFGGERMAWTQHGARITRGPEGTTIRFASGGEVTLPPDAAPQVVRDPSTVPVPVADEAEPSPDDALPVEVLRDGDADLPFLPDDDPLPEID; this is encoded by the coding sequence ATGCGCGAATGGCATTTGACGGTGGGAGACCCGATGGATCCGCGCATCGCGGCGGACGCGCGCAGCGGGCGCACGTCGCTGGGCGATGACCAGATCTGGCAGCTCAGTTTGGGCGCGCCGGACAAGCCCGCGCTGGCGCTCGAAACGCGCTATGGGGGCCGAGTCGGGCTGGCGCGGCTGGTCCCGATCTGGCAGATCGGGCGGCGGCAGATCTACGAGGCGCAGGGCTACAGCCAGCCGCCGGAGATCGTGGGCTTCGCGCCGGACTGGCTGCGACTGCATGCCGCGCTGACGCCAGCGGTGCAGGTCGAACTGGACGTGTGGGCCATCGAGTCGCAGGTTATGGGCGGACGTTTTACGCTGCACAACACGGGCGCGCAGGCGATCAGCGTGCAGCTCGACCTCGTCGCGCAGATCGCCACGACACGCAACGCCGGGGTGCAGATCCTGTTCCTGACGCTGCAAAACGACCAGAGCGCGCTGCAACTGGGTCGCATGGAGGGGCTTCAGCCGGTGCTGCTGCTGGAAGGCGCGACCGGGGTGGGCACGCGTCCGCGCCTGACGCGCGTGCTGTCGCTGGCGCCGAGCGAAGAGGCCACCGTGCGCTGGACGCTGGCGAGCCTGCCGACCCGCGACGAGAGTCTGCTGCTGGCGCACAAGTGGCTGGCGCAGAGCTGGACGCCGCACTTCGCCGCGATCGAGCGGCGGCTGCGCGCCCAGCCGCAGATCGAAACCGGGCACGCCGACTGGGACGCGGCGCTGGCGTGGAGCCAGCAGGTCGTGCTGCGCAGCTTTTTGGGCGCGACGGGCAGCCTGCCGTTCCCTTCGTTTGTGTCCGCGCGCCGCCCGCTGGACGGCTATCCGCTCGGCGGCACGCACGCCAGCGGCTTCAACACGGCGTGGGGCGGGCAGTCTCTGCCGGACGCGCTGCTGATCGCGCCGGGCGTGGCGCTGGCCGCGCCGGAACTGGCGAAAGGTATCGTGCGCAACTTTTTGGCCGTGCAGCAGCACGACGGCTGGATCGACGCGCGACCCGGCCTGGATGGGCAGCGCACGGGCGTGCTCGCGCCGCCGCTGCTGGCGACGCTGGCTTACACCGTCTACCACTACACGCGCGACAAGGCGCTGCTGGGCGAGATCTTCCCCGGCCTGCGCCGCTTCTTCGAGCGCTGGTTCAGGCCGGATATGGATCGCGACGGCGACGGCCTGCCGGAATGGTCGCAGGTCGAGCAGGGCGCGTTTGGCGGGCCGCTGTTCGGGATGGCATCGAACGGCGGGCAGGGTTTGGATATCAGCACGGTCGAATCGCCGGATCTGGCCGCGTATCTCGTGCGCGAGGCCGACGTATTGGCGCGCATCGCGGACGTATTGGGGCGTCCCGACGACGTGACGGCGCTCACGGCGCGACGCGACGCGCTGGCGGCCAAACTGCAAGCGTTGTGGGACGCGGACGCGCAGACGTTTTTCATCCGCGACCGGGACACGCACACGTCCCCGGCGGGCGACATCATCTACGAGGCGAAGGGCGACCAGCCGCTGCGCGAACCGACCACGCTGCTCGCGCCGAGCCGCCTGATCCTGCGCGCGATCGGCGGGATGACGCGCAAGCCCGCGCTGAGCTGCACCGTCGAGGGCAAGGACGCCCAGGGCAAGCCCGCGCACGAGGACATCCCTGGCGAGGCGTTCGACTGGTATCGCAGCACCGGCGTGGCGACGACGCGCACCGTGTGGAGCGAGATCAGCTCTCTGAAGGTTTCCGGCTTGAGCCGGGTGTACACCGTGCAGGTCGGCACGGTCAATTTGCGCCAGGCGGATCTGTCGCAGTTCGTGCCGCTGTGGACCAACGCGCTCAGCGATGAGCAGGCCGACGCGCTGATTGCCGTGCTGACCGACCCGGCGCGCTACTGGCGGATCTACGGTGTGCCCGGCTGCCCGCCCGACGATCCGGCTTACGCGACGGGCGGGGCGACAATGTGGCCGTACTGGAACATGCTGCTGGCCTGGGCGCTGATGGATCGCGGGCGGCGCACGGAGGCTGCCGACCTGTTTCGGCGCGTGCTGGCCGCACAGGTACGCGGCCTGAGCAGTGGGCAGAGCTTCCGCGCCGGATACAACGCGGATACGGGCGACGGCATCGGCGACAGCGGCGTGGTCAGCGGGGCGGCCTCGCTGGCGTGGTTTGCGCGCTTGTTCGGGGCGTACGTGCCCGCGCCGGATCGCGCCGTGATCAGCAGCCCGCTGGCGTTCGGGGGCGAGCGCATGGCCTGGACCCAGCATGGCGCGCGCATCACGCGCGGCCCGGAGGGCACCACGATCCGCTTCGCATCCGGTGGCGAGGTGACGCTGCCGCCCGATGCCGCGCCGCAGGTCGTGCGCGATCCATCCACCGTGCCCGTGCCAGTCGCGGACGAGGCGGAACCGTCCCCGGACGACGCGCTGCCGGTCGAGGTTCTGCGGGACGGGGACGCGGACCTGCCGTTTTTGCCCGACGACGATCCGCTGCCGGAGATTGATTAG
- the amrA gene encoding AmmeMemoRadiSam system protein A, with product MTGVYTPDEQRTLLTLARLALDEITLRRVVPYVDLDVMPPALREPRACFVTLRQRGNGELRGCTGTLVAQRALAEEVVITTGQTALHDPRFMPVTAPEVPDLHIEISVLTPPQPLTFDSPNDLIARLRPGVDGVTLRLAGHRATFLPQVWESASEPALFLALLSQKMGFASDAWRSPDLEVDTYQASVIQEPE from the coding sequence ATGACTGGCGTTTATACACCCGACGAGCAGCGCACACTGCTGACCCTGGCGCGCCTTGCGCTCGACGAGATCACCCTGCGCCGCGTCGTGCCGTACGTGGATCTGGACGTGATGCCGCCCGCCTTGCGCGAGCCGCGCGCGTGCTTCGTGACGCTGCGCCAACGCGGCAACGGCGAGCTGCGCGGCTGTACGGGCACGCTCGTGGCGCAGCGCGCCCTGGCGGAGGAGGTCGTGATCACCACCGGGCAGACCGCGCTGCACGATCCGCGCTTCATGCCCGTGACCGCGCCCGAAGTGCCCGATCTGCACATCGAGATCAGCGTGCTTACGCCGCCGCAGCCGCTCACCTTCGACAGTCCCAACGACCTGATCGCGCGACTCCGCCCCGGCGTGGACGGCGTCACGCTGCGGCTGGCGGGCCACCGCGCGACGTTTCTGCCCCAGGTCTGGGAAAGTGCGTCAGAGCCTGCATTGTTCCTCGCTTTACTCAGCCAAAAAATGGGCTTTGCGTCCGACGCCTGGCGCAGCCCGGACCTCGAAGTGGACACGTATCAGGCCAGCGTGATCCAGGAGCCGGAGTAA
- a CDS encoding metalloenzyme domain-containing protein, translated as MSDFTEHTDHVLLLFLDGIGLGDDDPAVNPFAAAHTPTLDALAGGHHWLRGTPPGDTGRALFIPTDANLGVAGRPQSATGQATIVTGRNVAAEIGEHYGPRPNAEVRAIVNEDNVFKRIVAAGGTAALINAFPPRFHEAVASGKRLPSSNQQAAISAGQALFTDTDIYSGAALSPDWTGQGWRDELGYTDTPVYECADAGQRLAALSQARTLTFFEHWITDVIGHRGPLARGVALLELFDGVMAGLLDAWDDAHGLVVITSDHGNMEDLTTRHHTENAVPTVVIGAARHTFADGLHDLTGITPGILRVLGMDGMTPPPKGPNDGQLRPANPDA; from the coding sequence ATGAGCGATTTCACGGAGCACACCGATCACGTGCTGCTGCTGTTTCTGGACGGCATCGGGCTGGGCGACGACGACCCGGCGGTGAATCCCTTTGCAGCAGCGCACACCCCGACGCTCGACGCGCTGGCCGGAGGGCATCACTGGCTGCGCGGCACCCCGCCCGGCGACACCGGGCGCGCGCTGTTTATCCCCACGGACGCAAATTTGGGTGTGGCGGGCCGCCCGCAGAGCGCCACCGGGCAGGCGACGATCGTCACCGGGCGCAACGTGGCCGCCGAGATCGGCGAGCATTACGGGCCGCGCCCCAACGCCGAGGTCCGCGCGATTGTAAACGAGGACAACGTATTCAAGCGTATCGTGGCGGCGGGCGGCACGGCGGCTCTGATCAACGCGTTCCCGCCGCGCTTCCACGAGGCCGTGGCGAGTGGCAAGCGGCTGCCGTCGTCCAACCAGCAGGCGGCCATCTCCGCCGGGCAGGCGCTGTTCACCGACACGGACATTTATTCCGGCGCGGCGCTCAGTCCTGACTGGACGGGGCAGGGCTGGCGCGACGAGCTGGGCTACACCGACACGCCGGTTTACGAGTGCGCCGACGCCGGGCAGCGGCTGGCGGCGCTGTCGCAGGCGCGCACGCTGACCTTCTTCGAGCATTGGATCACCGACGTGATCGGGCACCGAGGGCCACTGGCGCGCGGCGTCGCGCTGCTGGAGCTGTTCGACGGCGTGATGGCGGGGCTGCTGGACGCCTGGGATGACGCGCACGGTCTGGTCGTGATCACCAGCGATCACGGCAACATGGAAGACCTCACCACGCGGCACCACACCGAAAACGCGGTGCCGACCGTGGTCATCGGCGCGGCGCGGCACACGTTCGCGGACGGCCTGCACGACCTGACCGGCATCACGCCGGGCATTCTGCGCGTGCTGGGCATGGACGGCATGACTCCACCACCGAAAGGACCGAACGATGGACAGCTCCGCCCTGCAAATCCTGACGCTTGA
- a CDS encoding class I SAM-dependent methyltransferase, whose translation MLSPSIRSRLRFTWRYLRGDAPWDRGLVPPEIVAWVAAHAAAGNPPGRALDLGCGTGTSSLFLAAHGWDVMGIDFAPNAIRTARRKAARAELAGRATFRVGDVARLDDVQPPFGLAVDVGCLHVLGSDQRLGYAAHLKRLTRPGAAYLLYGFMPHIGRSGRPAGLDPAGVEALFGPDFEIVARVPGQDTARVRPSAWYTLRRVDRP comes from the coding sequence ATGCTGTCACCGTCGATCCGGTCCCGTCTGCGGTTTACGTGGCGCTATCTGCGCGGCGACGCGCCGTGGGATCGCGGCCTCGTGCCGCCGGAAATCGTCGCGTGGGTCGCGGCGCACGCGGCGGCGGGCAATCCGCCGGGGCGCGCGCTCGATCTGGGCTGCGGCACCGGCACGTCGTCGCTGTTCCTGGCCGCGCACGGCTGGGACGTGATGGGCATCGACTTTGCGCCCAACGCGATCCGCACCGCGCGCCGTAAGGCCGCGCGCGCCGAACTCGCCGGGCGGGCCACGTTCCGCGTGGGCGACGTGGCGCGGCTGGATGATGTGCAGCCGCCGTTCGGCCTGGCGGTGGATGTGGGCTGCCTGCACGTGCTCGGCTCCGACCAGCGTCTGGGCTATGCCGCGCACCTTAAGCGCCTGACGCGTCCCGGCGCGGCGTACCTGTTGTACGGCTTCATGCCGCACATAGGCCGCAGCGGACGCCCGGCAGGCCTCGATCCCGCCGGGGTCGAGGCGCTGTTCGGCCCGGACTTCGAGATCGTCGCGCGCGTGCCGGGGCAGGACACCGCCCGCGTGCGACCGAGCGCGTGGTACACACTGCGGCGGGTGGATCGCCCATGA
- a CDS encoding MBL fold metallo-hydrolase gives MAIEILKLTLGPIQTNCYIVGDTDTGSAVVIDPVDRAGLILKTAQDQGWTIRDILATHGHFDHIMASDELKRLTGAPFRLHRLDLPLVQLLPQATMAWLGVEGPPAAEPDGFVAEGDAIEVDAIRLEVLFTPGHAPGHVVYVLRSENTVFGGDVLFRGSIGRTDLPGGDYETLMRSIVDKLLPLGDSMAVLPGHMDNTTIGAERATNPFILDYLHTNAR, from the coding sequence ATGGCGATTGAAATCCTCAAGCTCACGCTAGGTCCGATCCAGACGAACTGTTACATCGTGGGCGACACAGACACCGGTAGTGCCGTCGTAATCGACCCCGTCGACCGCGCCGGACTGATCCTGAAGACGGCGCAGGACCAGGGCTGGACCATCCGCGACATCCTGGCGACGCACGGGCACTTCGACCACATTATGGCCAGCGACGAGCTGAAGCGGCTGACCGGCGCGCCGTTCCGCCTCCATCGCCTGGATCTGCCGCTGGTGCAGTTGCTGCCGCAGGCGACGATGGCATGGTTGGGCGTCGAAGGGCCGCCCGCTGCGGAGCCGGACGGCTTCGTGGCGGAGGGCGACGCGATCGAGGTGGACGCCATCCGGCTGGAGGTGCTGTTCACGCCGGGGCACGCGCCGGGCCACGTGGTCTACGTGCTGCGCAGCGAAAACACGGTGTTCGGCGGCGACGTGCTGTTTCGCGGCAGCATCGGGCGGACCGATTTGCCCGGCGGCGACTACGAGACGCTGATGCGCTCGATTGTGGACAAGCTGCTGCCGCTCGGCGACAGCATGGCCGTGCTGCCCGGTCACATGGACAACACGACGATCGGCGCGGAGCGCGCGACCAACCCGTTCATTCTCGATTACCTGCACACCAACGCGCGCTGA
- the murJ gene encoding murein biosynthesis integral membrane protein MurJ: MTETISPPAPNRSDASSMARNTLILIAAFATSKAISLIQTFIIADVFGVGDEWDAYVTANRIPEQIVLLIGGGALSYAFIPVFSSFLAHDDRDRAWTLASNVINTVLAVTLALSLIGFALAPWLVEHVVAPGFGPDKIDQTARLMRILLISTIVFSVSGMLQGILHSFNHFLLPALAPILFDVGILFGVAVLIDPLGVDGIAWGAVLGSVMHLAIQVPGLVRFGARWKPNFGWRDPALRRVIVLMLPRVLGLGVVTFNTLVFNNVASRMGSGAVSAFDWGYRLMNIPETLIGSAMGFVVFPTLAAFSELGQRDNRRRTMSGAVRFILIATIPAAVGLIVVGRPLVSLLERGAFDARDSALVYSALQFFAFGLIFQSVHEVIARSFYADKDTYTPLWAALIAAVVNVAVVAAVYMGYVYRLDNGLGDLVSRWQTTGEGDAVRALTGLGGVGGLALGYSVTFLVELSLLLVILRRRWGDIDGRALALTTLRTVAATVVMAVAVLVVDAGLGAAGFHDAGTLRTAIRVAVLAGTGGVTFVGAGLLVGIHELRDLPAMVLRRTPKTV; this comes from the coding sequence ATGACTGAAACCATCTCTCCTCCCGCGCCGAACCGGTCCGACGCCAGCAGCATGGCGCGCAACACGCTGATCCTGATTGCGGCCTTCGCCACGTCGAAGGCGATCAGCCTGATCCAGACGTTCATCATCGCCGACGTGTTTGGCGTGGGCGACGAGTGGGACGCCTACGTAACGGCCAACCGCATCCCGGAGCAGATCGTGCTGCTGATCGGCGGCGGCGCGCTGTCGTACGCGTTCATTCCGGTGTTCAGCAGCTTTTTGGCCCACGACGACCGCGACCGGGCCTGGACATTGGCGAGCAACGTGATCAACACGGTGCTGGCCGTGACGCTGGCCCTGAGCCTCATCGGCTTCGCGCTGGCGCCGTGGCTGGTAGAGCACGTCGTCGCGCCCGGCTTCGGCCCGGACAAGATCGACCAGACCGCGCGCCTGATGCGTATCCTGCTGATCAGCACGATCGTATTCAGCGTCAGCGGCATGCTACAAGGCATCCTGCACAGCTTCAACCACTTTTTGCTGCCCGCGCTCGCGCCGATTCTATTCGACGTGGGCATCCTGTTCGGCGTCGCCGTGCTGATCGATCCGCTCGGCGTGGACGGTATCGCGTGGGGCGCGGTGCTCGGCTCCGTGATGCACCTGGCGATTCAGGTGCCGGGCCTGGTCCGGTTCGGGGCGCGTTGGAAGCCCAACTTCGGCTGGCGCGACCCGGCGCTGCGGCGGGTGATCGTGCTGATGCTTCCGCGTGTGCTGGGCCTGGGCGTGGTGACGTTCAATACGCTGGTGTTCAACAACGTGGCGTCGCGCATGGGCAGCGGGGCGGTCAGCGCCTTCGACTGGGGCTACCGCCTGATGAACATCCCCGAAACACTGATCGGCAGCGCGATGGGCTTCGTCGTGTTCCCGACGCTGGCCGCGTTCAGCGAACTGGGCCAGCGCGACAACCGCCGCCGCACGATGTCCGGCGCGGTGCGCTTCATCCTGATCGCCACCATTCCCGCCGCCGTGGGCCTGATCGTGGTCGGGCGTCCGCTGGTGAGCCTGCTGGAGCGTGGCGCGTTCGATGCGCGGGACAGTGCCCTGGTCTACAGCGCGCTGCAATTCTTCGCGTTCGGGCTGATCTTCCAGAGCGTGCACGAGGTCATTGCGCGCAGCTTCTACGCCGACAAGGACACGTATACCCCGCTGTGGGCCGCGCTGATCGCTGCCGTGGTGAACGTCGCGGTGGTGGCCGCCGTGTACATGGGTTACGTTTACCGCCTCGACAACGGCCTTGGCGACCTCGTTTCGCGCTGGCAGACGACGGGCGAGGGGGACGCGGTCCGCGCGCTGACCGGGCTGGGCGGCGTCGGCGGGCTGGCGCTCGGCTATTCGGTGACGTTCCTGGTGGAGCTGTCGCTGCTGCTGGTGATCCTGCGCCGCCGCTGGGGAGACATCGACGGGCGCGCGCTGGCCCTGACCACACTGCGCACCGTCGCGGCGACGGTGGTAATGGCCGTGGCTGTGCTGGTAGTGGACGCGGGACTGGGTGCGGCGGGCTTCCACGACGCGGGCACGCTGCGCACGGCGATCCGGGTGGCGGTGCTGGCCGGGACGGGCGGCGTGACGTTCGTCGGGGCGGGGCTGCTGGTGGGTATCCACGAGCTGCGCGACCTGCCCGCGATGGTGTTGCGGCGCACGCCGAAGACGGTGTAG
- a CDS encoding C39 family peptidase codes for MSGPRRRQQARLNRRASRLPGWAKALVAVGGAFFAFGIIALIVAAIVFPPFFRNLEPRYQQRIIDLFPPAEYFKPTVPFEVLPTISGAGNSDAAQQLLLTPEFTVTPDTTEAVAGPTSTLDEGATGSEDAGGIPIGMAGTPEEPTPLPVYEAPTQVPADATWTPAPQEVAMAQQPADIAMPVSTRLGGIHYEAQQWNNCGPTTMTMALSYFGWTDNQLTAANWMKPHSEDKNVSPWQMVRFVNDNTGMRALYRIGGSEQVLKRLLALNFPVIVEKGFQPAGEDWMGHYLLLMGYDDSAQTFFAFDSFLGHGNMQGLAESYSEVDAAWRQFNRVFIVVYEPSREAELRQALGDYVDPEFGARVALETARTEATKNVEDKYAWFNMGTSYVALKDYENAALAYDRAFQLQLPWRMLWYQFGPYEAYYNVGRYNDVLALAKSNLGTTTYVEETYYYEGLAFAAEGDRNQALSNFDNALRLNKNFFPAQEARAQVQDGTFVASATS; via the coding sequence TTGAGCGGCCCCCGCCGCCGCCAGCAGGCGCGTCTCAACCGCCGGGCCAGCCGCTTGCCGGGCTGGGCGAAGGCACTGGTCGCCGTGGGCGGCGCGTTTTTCGCCTTCGGCATCATCGCGCTGATTGTGGCCGCGATCGTCTTTCCACCATTCTTCCGCAACCTGGAACCGCGCTACCAGCAGCGTATCATCGACCTGTTTCCGCCCGCCGAGTATTTCAAGCCGACGGTGCCGTTCGAGGTGCTGCCGACGATTAGCGGGGCGGGGAACAGTGACGCTGCCCAGCAGCTGCTGCTGACGCCGGAATTCACCGTTACGCCGGACACGACCGAAGCCGTCGCCGGGCCGACCTCGACCCTGGACGAAGGCGCGACCGGCAGCGAGGACGCGGGCGGTATCCCGATCGGGATGGCGGGCACGCCGGAGGAGCCGACACCGCTGCCCGTGTACGAAGCACCCACGCAAGTCCCGGCAGACGCGACCTGGACCCCGGCCCCGCAGGAAGTCGCCATGGCCCAGCAGCCGGCTGATATCGCGATGCCGGTGTCTACACGCCTCGGCGGCATTCACTACGAGGCGCAGCAGTGGAACAACTGCGGCCCCACGACCATGACCATGGCGCTGAGCTACTTCGGCTGGACCGATAACCAGCTCACGGCGGCCAACTGGATGAAGCCGCACAGCGAAGACAAGAACGTCAGCCCGTGGCAGATGGTGCGCTTCGTCAACGACAACACGGGCATGCGCGCGCTGTACCGCATCGGTGGCAGTGAGCAGGTGCTCAAGCGGCTGTTGGCGCTCAACTTCCCGGTCATCGTCGAAAAGGGCTTCCAGCCCGCCGGTGAAGACTGGATGGGTCACTACCTGCTGCTGATGGGCTACGACGACAGCGCGCAGACGTTCTTCGCGTTTGACAGCTTCCTCGGCCACGGCAATATGCAGGGCCTCGCGGAATCCTACTCGGAAGTGGATGCGGCGTGGCGGCAGTTCAACCGCGTATTCATCGTCGTCTACGAGCCGTCGCGTGAAGCGGAACTGCGGCAGGCGCTGGGCGATTACGTCGATCCCGAATTCGGCGCACGCGTCGCACTGGAGACGGCCCGCACCGAGGCGACCAAAAACGTCGAGGACAAGTACGCGTGGTTCAATATGGGCACGTCCTACGTGGCGCTGAAGGACTACGAAAACGCCGCGCTGGCTTACGACCGCGCGTTCCAGCTCCAACTGCCGTGGCGTATGCTGTGGTACCAGTTCGGGCCGTACGAAGCCTACTACAACGTGGGACGCTACAACGACGTGCTGGCCCTGGCGAAGTCCAACCTGGGCACGACGACCTACGTCGAAGAGACGTATTATTACGAGGGGCTGGCCTTCGCCGCCGAGGGCGATCGCAACCAGGCGCTGTCGAACTTCGACAACGCGCTGCGTCTGAACAAGAATTTCTTCCCGGCCCAGGAGGCGCGGGCGCAGGTCCAGGACGGAACCTTCGTCGCCAGCGCCACCAGCTAA
- a CDS encoding LysM peptidoglycan-binding domain-containing protein: MPRPRPTFSRLLIVLLALLTATLACSLSSGDEANPTPTRIPIVLTPTGAVTMTPTFVILTPTPLPTGAALPYTTSIPATQINCTPQTGWAVYTVAAGDTLGVIAAVTGSTVAQLASANCLTNTELIYVGQQLRVPQAPPVATAIPTSNPQLPIYSTALTVDPHWTDLNGRAITYSEAVRVNAGEVLNAATVAFYVNDPSGGPAIGIGSDTDPYDGAFVDYDFPAAGAYTFQAVAANEVGTLSSTTFTVTYDPAYQPPGGQRNLLTITPIISTAGGWYTLQGGATVTVTWPDGPVGALKVDFTFSPTSGSSAATVIGTDSAPADGSTITWAVPSATAGYLQARASMPDGSVQTSEIASVMSS, translated from the coding sequence ATGCCCCGACCCCGCCCGACCTTCAGCCGGTTGTTGATCGTGCTGCTGGCGCTGCTGACCGCGACGCTGGCGTGCAGCCTGTCGAGCGGCGACGAGGCCAATCCCACGCCGACGCGCATCCCGATCGTCCTGACGCCCACCGGCGCGGTGACGATGACGCCCACCTTCGTGATCCTCACGCCGACCCCGCTGCCCACCGGGGCCGCGCTGCCCTACACCACCAGCATCCCCGCCACGCAGATCAACTGCACGCCGCAGACCGGCTGGGCGGTGTATACCGTGGCGGCGGGCGATACGCTGGGCGTGATCGCGGCGGTGACCGGCTCGACTGTCGCGCAGCTCGCGTCGGCCAACTGCCTGACCAATACCGAGCTGATCTACGTGGGCCAGCAGCTCCGCGTGCCGCAGGCCCCGCCCGTCGCGACGGCGATTCCCACCAGCAATCCGCAGCTCCCGATCTACAGCACCGCGCTCACCGTCGATCCGCACTGGACCGACCTCAACGGGCGCGCGATCACCTATTCGGAGGCGGTGCGCGTCAACGCGGGCGAAGTGCTCAACGCGGCGACCGTCGCGTTCTACGTCAACGACCCGTCCGGCGGCCCGGCCATCGGCATCGGCTCCGACACAGACCCCTACGACGGCGCGTTCGTCGATTACGACTTCCCGGCAGCCGGCGCGTACACCTTCCAGGCGGTCGCCGCCAACGAGGTCGGCACGCTGTCCAGCACGACCTTCACCGTCACGTACGACCCGGCCTACCAGCCGCCCGGCGGCCAGCGCAACCTGCTGACCATCACGCCCATCATCAGCACGGCGGGCGGCTGGTACACGCTGCAGGGCGGCGCAACCGTGACGGTCACCTGGCCGGACGGTCCGGTTGGCGCGCTCAAGGTCGATTTCACCTTCTCGCCCACCAGCGGGAGCAGCGCCGCGACCGTGATCGGCACCGACTCGGCCCCGGCGGACGGTTCCACGATCACCTGGGCCGTACCCTCCGCGACGGCGGGTTACCTTCAGGCGCGCGCCAGCATGCCGGACGGCTCGGTCCAGACCAGCGAAATCGCCAGCGTGATGTCGTCCTGA